One window of Klebsiella quasivariicola genomic DNA carries:
- the rffG gene encoding dTDP-glucose 4,6-dehydratase yields the protein MRTILVTGGAGFIGSAVAREIIQRTADRVVVVDKLTYAGNLMSLAPVAQDARFAFEQVDICDRRELDRIFRQHQPDTVMHLAAESHVDRSIDGPAAFIETNIVGTYTLLEAARSWWNTLATAQKSAFRFHHISTDEVYGDLHGSDDFFTETTPYAPSSPYSASKASSDHLVRAWLRTYGLPTLITNCSNNYGPYHFPEKLIPLTILNALAGKPLPVYGNGQQIRDWLYVEDHARALYLVATRGEPGETYNIGGHNERKNIEVVETICQLLEELAPHKPQGVAHYRDLITFVTDRPGHDLRYAIDASKIARELGWTPAETFTSGMRKTVAWYLANETWWRQVQDGSYQGERLGLQG from the coding sequence GTGAGAACCATTCTGGTCACCGGCGGCGCGGGCTTCATTGGTTCGGCGGTAGCGCGGGAAATTATTCAGCGCACCGCCGATCGCGTGGTGGTGGTGGATAAACTGACCTACGCCGGCAATCTAATGTCGCTGGCGCCAGTGGCGCAGGATGCGCGTTTCGCCTTTGAACAGGTGGATATCTGCGACCGCCGCGAGCTGGACCGTATTTTCCGTCAGCATCAACCGGATACGGTGATGCACCTGGCGGCGGAAAGCCACGTCGATCGTTCGATTGACGGCCCGGCGGCGTTTATCGAAACCAATATCGTAGGCACCTATACGCTGCTTGAGGCGGCCCGCAGCTGGTGGAATACCCTGGCTACGGCGCAAAAATCGGCGTTCCGTTTTCACCATATCTCGACCGACGAAGTGTATGGCGATCTGCACGGCAGCGATGATTTCTTTACCGAGACCACGCCCTATGCGCCAAGCAGCCCCTATTCGGCCTCGAAAGCCAGCAGCGACCACCTGGTGCGCGCCTGGCTGCGGACCTATGGCCTGCCGACGCTTATCACCAACTGCTCCAATAACTACGGCCCGTATCACTTCCCCGAGAAGCTGATCCCGCTGACCATCCTCAACGCGCTGGCGGGCAAGCCGCTGCCGGTGTATGGCAATGGGCAGCAGATCCGCGACTGGCTATATGTGGAAGATCATGCCAGGGCGCTGTATCTGGTGGCGACCCGCGGCGAACCGGGTGAAACTTATAATATCGGCGGTCATAACGAACGTAAAAACATCGAGGTGGTGGAAACCATTTGTCAGCTGCTGGAAGAGCTGGCGCCGCATAAACCGCAGGGCGTGGCGCACTATCGCGATCTGATCACCTTCGTTACCGATCGTCCGGGCCACGATCTGCGCTATGCCATTGATGCCTCGAAGATTGCCCGCGAGCTGGGCTGGACGCCGGCAGAGACCTTTACCTCCGGTATGCGTAAGACCGTGGCGTGGTATCTGGCGAATGAGACATGGTGGCGTCAGGTTCAGGACGGAAGCTATCAGGGCGAGCGTCTTGGGCTGCAAGGCTAA
- the wecB gene encoding non-hydrolyzing UDP-N-acetylglucosamine 2-epimerase: MKVLTVFGTRPEAIKMAPLVHALAKDPHFEAKVCVTAQHREMLDQVLKLFSIAPDYDLNIMKPGQGLTEITCRILEGLKPVLESFKPDVVLVHGDTTTTMAASLAAFYQRIPVGHVEAGLRTGDLSSPWPEEGNRTLTGRLATYHFAPTETSRQNLLRENIADSRITVTGNTVIDALFWVRDQVLGDETLRETLLQRYPFISHGKKMILVTGHRRESFGLGFEQICQALAEIAHTHPEVQIVYPVHLNPNVSEPVNRILGHIDNVMLIEPQDYLPFVWLMDRAWLILTDSGGIQEEAPSLGKPVLVMRDMTERPEAVAAGTVCLVGTDSQRIVAEVTRLLQDDAAYQAMSRAHNPYGDGEACRRILSALKNNQVTL, from the coding sequence GTGAAAGTACTAACTGTATTTGGCACGAGGCCGGAAGCCATCAAGATGGCTCCTCTGGTTCATGCGCTGGCAAAGGACCCTCATTTTGAGGCGAAAGTATGCGTAACCGCGCAGCATCGGGAGATGCTCGATCAGGTGTTGAAATTATTCTCAATCGCCCCCGACTACGATCTCAACATCATGAAGCCGGGCCAGGGGCTCACCGAGATCACCTGCCGCATCCTTGAAGGGCTGAAGCCAGTCCTGGAGTCGTTTAAACCCGATGTGGTGCTGGTGCATGGCGATACCACCACCACGATGGCGGCGAGCCTGGCGGCGTTTTACCAGCGGATACCGGTGGGCCACGTAGAAGCTGGCCTGCGCACCGGCGATTTAAGTTCGCCGTGGCCGGAAGAGGGCAACCGTACGTTGACCGGGCGTCTGGCGACGTACCATTTCGCGCCGACCGAAACTTCACGGCAGAATCTGCTGCGGGAAAATATTGCCGACAGCCGCATCACAGTGACCGGGAATACGGTCATTGACGCCCTGTTCTGGGTCCGCGACCAGGTGCTGGGTGACGAAACGCTACGGGAGACGCTGCTGCAGCGCTACCCTTTTATTAGCCACGGTAAAAAGATGATTCTGGTCACCGGCCACCGACGGGAAAGCTTCGGGCTCGGCTTTGAGCAGATCTGTCAGGCGCTGGCCGAGATAGCCCATACGCATCCAGAGGTGCAGATTGTCTATCCGGTTCACCTGAATCCTAACGTCAGCGAGCCGGTGAACCGCATTCTCGGCCATATCGACAATGTGATGTTGATTGAGCCGCAGGACTACCTGCCCTTCGTCTGGCTGATGGATCGTGCCTGGCTGATCCTGACCGACTCTGGCGGCATTCAGGAAGAGGCCCCTTCTCTCGGGAAACCGGTACTGGTCATGCGCGATATGACCGAACGTCCGGAAGCGGTGGCCGCTGGCACGGTGTGCCTGGTCGGCACCGACAGCCAGCGCATCGTGGCGGAAGTCACGCGACTGCTGCAGGATGATGCCGCATACCAGGCGATGAGCCGCGCGCACAATCCCTATGGCGATGGTGAAGCATGTCGTCGAATTTTGTCTGCACTTAAAAATAATCAGGTAACGTTATGA
- the wzzE gene encoding ECA polysaccharide chain length modulation protein, with translation MTQPLPGAQAVNVENELDIRGLFRALWAGKGWIVGGAVLFAAIVLVYTFFARQEWSATAITDRPTVNMLGGYYSQQQFLRNLDIKADLASVDQPSAMDEAYKEFIMQLASWDTRRDFWLQTDYYKQRQSGNARADAAMLDDLINNIQFMPGDAAKSINDSVKLTAETGQDANNLLRQYVAFASQRAAGHLNDELKGAWAARTVQMKAQVKRQEEVAEAIFNRRTHSVEQALKVAQQHNISRSETDVPADQLPDSELFLLGRPMLQARLENLQAVGPEYDLDYDQNRAMLSTLNVGPTLDPRFQTYRYLRTPEEPVKRDSPRRVFLMVMWGIVGALIGAGVALSRRRVL, from the coding sequence ATGACTCAACCATTACCGGGAGCACAAGCAGTGAACGTTGAGAATGAACTGGATATTCGCGGGCTGTTTCGCGCTTTATGGGCAGGAAAAGGCTGGATAGTCGGCGGCGCCGTACTCTTCGCCGCTATCGTGCTGGTGTATACCTTCTTTGCTCGCCAGGAGTGGAGCGCCACGGCGATTACCGATCGGCCTACTGTCAACATGTTGGGAGGATATTATTCCCAGCAGCAATTCTTACGCAATCTGGACATTAAAGCCGATCTCGCCTCGGTCGATCAGCCTTCCGCCATGGATGAAGCATATAAAGAGTTCATCATGCAGCTGGCCTCCTGGGATACCCGGCGCGACTTCTGGCTGCAAACGGACTACTACAAGCAGCGTCAGTCGGGTAATGCCCGCGCTGATGCGGCGATGCTCGATGATCTGATTAACAATATCCAGTTTATGCCAGGCGATGCGGCCAAGAGCATTAACGACAGCGTTAAACTGACCGCTGAGACCGGGCAGGATGCCAATAATCTGCTGCGTCAGTACGTGGCTTTCGCCAGCCAGCGGGCGGCCGGTCATCTTAACGACGAGCTCAAAGGCGCCTGGGCGGCGCGGACCGTGCAGATGAAGGCACAGGTGAAGCGGCAGGAAGAGGTGGCTGAGGCCATCTTCAACCGCCGGACGCACAGCGTGGAACAGGCGCTGAAGGTGGCCCAGCAACACAATATCTCACGTAGCGAAACCGACGTTCCTGCCGATCAGTTGCCGGATTCAGAGCTATTTTTATTGGGCAGGCCGATGCTGCAGGCCAGGCTGGAAAACCTGCAGGCCGTCGGGCCGGAATATGACCTCGATTACGACCAGAACCGCGCCATGCTGAGCACGTTGAACGTCGGTCCAACGTTGGATCCGCGTTTTCAGACTTACCGGTATTTGCGTACGCCGGAAGAACCTGTAAAACGCGATAGCCCGCGCCGTGTATTTCTGATGGTGATGTGGGGGATTGTGGGTGCGCTCATCGGCGCAGGCGTGGCGTTATCGCGTCGTCGTGTCCTGTGA
- the wecA gene encoding UDP-N-acetylglucosamine--undecaprenyl-phosphate N-acetylglucosaminephosphotransferase, with translation MNLLTAITELISIFLFTTLFIFVARKVAKKIGLVDKPNYRKRHQGLIPLVGGISVYAGICFTFAIADYYIPHASLYLACAGVLVLVGALDDRFDISVKIRAVIQAAIAVIMMMAGNLHLSSLGFIFGSWELVLGPFGFFLTLFAVWAAINAFNMVDGIDGLLGGLSSVSFAATGIILWFDGQYSLAMWCFAMIAAILPYILLNLGALGRRYKVFMGDAGSTMIGFTIIWILLETTQGKTHPISPVTALWIIAIPLMDMVAIMYRRLRKGMSPFSPDRQHIHHLIMRAGFTSRQAFVLITLAAALLALVGVAAEYTRIVPEWVMLILFLVAFFLYGYCIKRAWKVARLVKRIRRRIRRHSGNNPKLTK, from the coding sequence GTGAATTTACTCACTGCTATTACTGAATTAATCAGTATTTTCTTATTCACGACCCTCTTTATTTTTGTCGCGCGGAAAGTGGCAAAAAAGATTGGGTTAGTGGATAAACCAAACTATCGCAAACGGCATCAGGGGTTGATTCCGTTGGTCGGTGGTATCTCAGTTTATGCAGGCATCTGTTTTACCTTCGCCATCGCCGATTATTATATTCCTCACGCCTCGCTATATCTGGCCTGTGCGGGGGTATTGGTGCTGGTTGGCGCCCTTGACGATCGCTTCGACATCAGCGTAAAAATCCGCGCGGTCATCCAGGCTGCTATCGCCGTGATTATGATGATGGCAGGGAATCTGCATCTGAGTAGTCTGGGCTTTATTTTTGGCTCGTGGGAGCTGGTGCTGGGGCCTTTTGGCTTCTTCCTGACCCTGTTTGCCGTGTGGGCCGCCATCAATGCGTTTAACATGGTCGACGGTATCGACGGCCTGCTTGGCGGTCTCTCTTCGGTCTCCTTTGCGGCCACCGGGATCATCCTCTGGTTTGATGGTCAGTACAGCCTGGCGATGTGGTGTTTCGCGATGATCGCCGCCATTTTGCCCTATATTCTTCTCAATCTTGGCGCCCTCGGCCGCCGCTATAAAGTCTTTATGGGTGATGCCGGTAGCACCATGATTGGCTTCACCATCATCTGGATCCTGCTGGAAACCACGCAAGGTAAAACGCACCCCATTAGCCCGGTCACTGCGCTGTGGATTATCGCTATCCCGTTGATGGACATGGTGGCGATTATGTATCGCCGTCTGCGCAAAGGCATGAGCCCATTCTCACCGGACCGTCAGCATATTCATCATTTGATCATGCGCGCCGGGTTTACTTCCCGCCAGGCGTTTGTCCTGATTACCCTGGCTGCCGCCCTGTTGGCGCTGGTTGGCGTCGCGGCGGAATATACCCGCATCGTGCCGGAATGGGTGATGTTAATTCTCTTTTTGGTAGCTTTCTTCCTTTATGGCTACTGTATTAAACGCGCCTGGAAAGTGGCGCGCCTGGTTAAGCGCATCAGACGCAGAATTCGGCGACACAGCGGCAATAATCCGAAACTAACCAAGTAA
- a CDS encoding rho operon leader peptide gives MRVRLIIPGLSLIPSCRFSSAFFPVTRQRTDTR, from the coding sequence ATGCGCGTGAGGCTAATAATTCCGGGCTTATCACTCATTCCGTCTTGTCGTTTCAGTTCTGCGTTTTTTCCTGTGACCAGGCAACGTACAGACACGAGATGA
- the wecC gene encoding UDP-N-acetyl-D-mannosamine dehydrogenase has translation MSFSTISVIGLGYIGLPTAAAFASRQKRVVGVDVNQHAVETINRGEIHIVEPDLASVVKTAVEQGYLSATTTPVEADAYLIAVPTPFKDRHEPDMVFVESAAKSIAPTLKKGSLVILESTSPVGSTEQMAEWLAEMRPDLSFPQQVGDAADVNIAYCPERVLPGQVMVELIKNDRVIGGMSPVCSARASELYKIFLEGECVVTNSRTAEMCKLTENSFRDVNIAFANELSLICADQGINVWELIRLANRHPRVNILQPGPGVGGHCIAVDPWFIVAQNPQQARLIRTAREVNDHKPEWVIEQVKAQVADCLNATNKRASELTIACFGLAFKPNIDDLRESPAMEIAAQIARWHSGTTQVVEPNIHTLPKKLDGLCTLATLDAALASADVLVMLVDHNQFKAVSGDSVTQAYIIDTKGVWR, from the coding sequence ATGAGTTTTTCTACCATTTCAGTGATTGGCCTTGGCTATATCGGGCTGCCAACCGCTGCCGCGTTCGCCTCCCGGCAGAAGCGGGTGGTCGGCGTTGATGTTAATCAACATGCCGTGGAGACCATTAACCGTGGAGAGATTCATATCGTGGAGCCGGATCTGGCGAGCGTGGTGAAGACCGCGGTCGAACAGGGGTATTTAAGCGCCACCACCACCCCGGTGGAGGCAGATGCCTATCTGATTGCCGTGCCGACGCCGTTTAAAGACCGCCACGAACCGGATATGGTGTTTGTTGAGTCGGCCGCCAAATCCATTGCGCCGACGTTAAAGAAAGGCTCGCTGGTGATCCTTGAGTCCACCTCGCCGGTGGGCTCGACCGAACAGATGGCCGAGTGGCTGGCGGAGATGCGCCCGGATCTCAGCTTCCCTCAGCAGGTGGGCGACGCCGCGGACGTGAATATCGCCTACTGCCCGGAGCGGGTATTGCCCGGTCAGGTGATGGTCGAGCTGATTAAAAACGACCGCGTTATCGGCGGCATGTCGCCGGTCTGCTCCGCTCGCGCCAGCGAGCTGTATAAAATTTTCCTCGAAGGCGAATGCGTGGTGACCAACTCGCGCACCGCCGAGATGTGCAAGCTGACGGAAAACAGCTTCCGCGACGTCAACATCGCCTTTGCTAACGAACTGTCACTGATTTGCGCCGACCAGGGGATTAACGTCTGGGAGCTGATCCGCCTGGCAAACCGCCATCCACGGGTCAATATCCTGCAGCCGGGGCCGGGCGTCGGCGGCCACTGCATTGCTGTCGATCCGTGGTTTATCGTGGCGCAAAACCCGCAGCAGGCGCGTCTGATCCGCACCGCTCGCGAGGTCAACGACCACAAGCCGGAATGGGTTATCGAACAGGTGAAAGCCCAGGTCGCGGACTGCCTGAATGCCACCAACAAACGGGCCAGCGAACTGACGATCGCCTGTTTTGGCCTCGCCTTTAAGCCGAATATTGACGACCTGCGCGAAAGCCCGGCGATGGAAATTGCCGCGCAGATTGCCCGCTGGCACAGCGGCACGACCCAGGTGGTTGAGCCCAATATTCATACGCTGCCGAAGAAACTCGACGGCCTGTGTACGCTGGCGACCCTCGATGCGGCGCTGGCCAGCGCCGATGTGCTGGTGATGCTGGTCGATCATAACCAATTTAAAGCCGTTAGCGGCGATAGCGTCACCCAGGCGTATATCATCGACACCAAAGGAGTGTGGCGGTGA
- the trxA gene encoding thioredoxin TrxA — protein sequence MSDKIIHLTDDSFDTDVLKADGLTLVDFWAEWCGPCKMIAPILDEIAEEYQGKLTVAKLNIDQNPGTAPKYGIRGIPTLLLFKNGEVAATKVGALSKGQLKEFLDANLA from the coding sequence ATGAGCGATAAAATTATTCACCTGACTGACGACAGTTTTGACACGGACGTACTCAAGGCTGACGGGCTGACCCTCGTCGATTTCTGGGCAGAGTGGTGTGGTCCGTGCAAAATGATCGCCCCGATTCTGGATGAGATCGCTGAAGAGTATCAGGGCAAACTGACCGTAGCTAAGCTGAACATCGACCAGAACCCGGGCACCGCGCCGAAATACGGCATTCGCGGTATCCCAACCCTGCTGCTGTTCAAAAACGGCGAAGTGGCGGCCACTAAAGTTGGCGCACTGTCCAAGGGTCAGCTGAAAGAGTTCCTCGACGCCAACCTGGCGTAA
- the rhlB gene encoding ATP-dependent RNA helicase RhlB: protein MSKTHLTEQKFSDFALHPAVIEALEKKGFHNCTPIQALALPLTLEGRDVAGQAQTGTGKTMAFLTSTFHYLLSHPAIADRQVNQPRALIMAPTRELAVQIHADAEPLAQATGLKLGLAYGGDGYDKQLKVLESGVDILIGTTGRLIDYAKQNHINLGAIQVVVLDEADRMYDLGFIKDIRWLFRRMPPAAQRLNMLFSATLSYRVRELAFEQMNNAEYVEVEPEQKTGHRIKEELFYPSNEEKMRLLQTLLEEEWPDRAIVFANTKHRCEDIWGHLAADGHRVGLLTGDVAQKKRLRILDEFTRGDLDILVATDVAARGLHIPAVTHVFNYDLPDDCEDYVHRIGRTGRAGASGHSISLACEEYALNLPAIETYIGHSIPVSKYNPDALMTDLPKPLRLTRARPGNGPRRSGPPRNRRRSG, encoded by the coding sequence ATGAGCAAAACACATTTAACAGAACAGAAGTTTTCCGACTTCGCCCTGCACCCGGCAGTCATTGAAGCCCTTGAAAAGAAAGGGTTTCATAATTGCACACCCATTCAGGCCCTCGCCCTTCCGCTGACGCTGGAAGGCCGCGATGTCGCCGGGCAGGCGCAAACCGGTACCGGTAAAACGATGGCGTTCCTGACGTCAACGTTTCATTATCTTCTCTCTCACCCGGCTATCGCCGATCGCCAGGTTAACCAACCGCGCGCGCTAATTATGGCACCAACGCGTGAACTGGCGGTACAGATCCACGCGGATGCTGAACCGCTGGCGCAGGCCACCGGTCTGAAGCTGGGTCTGGCTTACGGCGGCGACGGCTACGACAAGCAGCTGAAAGTGCTGGAAAGCGGTGTCGATATTCTGATCGGTACCACTGGTCGTCTGATCGATTACGCGAAACAGAACCACATTAACCTCGGCGCGATTCAGGTTGTCGTGCTGGACGAAGCCGATCGCATGTACGATCTCGGCTTTATTAAAGATATCCGTTGGCTGTTCCGTCGCATGCCGCCGGCCGCGCAGCGTCTGAACATGCTGTTCTCTGCAACCCTCTCCTACCGCGTCCGCGAACTGGCGTTCGAACAGATGAACAACGCCGAGTACGTCGAGGTGGAACCGGAGCAGAAAACCGGCCACCGTATTAAAGAAGAGCTCTTCTACCCTTCCAACGAAGAAAAAATGCGTCTGCTGCAGACGCTGCTGGAAGAAGAGTGGCCCGATCGCGCCATCGTCTTTGCCAACACCAAGCACCGTTGTGAAGATATCTGGGGCCATCTTGCCGCGGATGGTCATCGCGTAGGTCTGCTGACCGGCGACGTGGCGCAGAAAAAACGTCTGCGTATTCTCGACGAATTTACTCGTGGCGACCTCGATATTCTGGTCGCGACTGACGTTGCCGCTCGTGGCTTGCACATTCCGGCCGTGACCCACGTCTTTAACTACGATCTGCCGGACGATTGCGAAGATTACGTTCACCGCATTGGCCGTACCGGTCGCGCTGGCGCCAGCGGTCACTCTATCAGCCTCGCCTGTGAAGAGTATGCGCTGAACCTGCCGGCAATCGAAACCTATATTGGTCATTCCATTCCGGTCAGTAAATACAATCCGGACGCGCTGATGACCGATTTGCCTAAGCCACTGCGCCTGACCCGTGCGCGCCCAGGCAACGGCCCGCGTCGCAGCGGCCCACCGCGCAATCGTCGTCGTTCAGGTTAA
- the rho gene encoding transcription termination factor Rho, with protein MNLTELKNTPVSELITLGENMGLENLARMRKQDIIFAILKQHSKSGEDIFGDGVLEILQDGFGFLRSADSSYLAGPDDIYVSPSQIRRFNLRTGDTISGKIRPPKEGERYFALLKVNEVNYDKPENARNKILFENLTPLHANSRLRMERGNGSTEDLTARVLDLASPIGRGQRGLIVAPPKAGKTMLLQNIAQSIAYNHPDCVLMVLLIDERPEEVTEMQRLVKGEVVASTFDEPASRHVQVAEMVIEKAKRLVEHKKDVIILLDSITRLARAYNTVVPASGKVLTGGVDANALHRPKRFFGAARNVEEGGSLTIIATALIDTGSKMDEVIYEEFKGTGNMELHLSRKIAEKRVFPAIDYNRSGTRKEELLTTQEELQKMWILRKIIHPMGEIDAMEFLINKLAMTKTNDDFFDMMKRS; from the coding sequence ATGAATCTTACCGAATTAAAGAATACGCCGGTTTCTGAGCTGATTACTCTCGGCGAAAATATGGGGCTGGAAAACCTGGCTCGTATGCGTAAGCAGGATATTATTTTTGCCATCCTCAAGCAGCATTCGAAGAGTGGCGAAGATATCTTTGGCGACGGCGTACTGGAGATACTGCAGGATGGATTTGGATTCCTCCGCTCCGCAGACAGCTCCTACCTCGCCGGCCCTGACGACATCTACGTATCCCCCAGCCAAATCCGCCGTTTCAACCTCCGCACTGGTGACACCATTTCCGGTAAGATTCGTCCTCCGAAAGAGGGTGAACGTTACTTTGCACTGCTGAAAGTTAACGAAGTTAACTACGACAAGCCGGAAAACGCGCGTAACAAGATTCTGTTCGAGAACTTAACGCCGCTGCACGCGAATTCTCGTCTGCGTATGGAGCGTGGTAACGGTTCTACCGAAGACTTAACCGCTCGCGTACTGGATCTGGCTTCCCCGATTGGCCGCGGCCAGCGTGGTCTGATCGTCGCGCCGCCGAAAGCCGGTAAAACCATGCTGCTGCAGAACATCGCGCAGAGCATCGCTTACAACCATCCGGACTGCGTGCTGATGGTGCTGCTGATCGACGAACGTCCGGAAGAAGTGACCGAGATGCAGCGTCTGGTGAAAGGTGAAGTGGTTGCTTCCACCTTTGACGAACCGGCATCCCGTCACGTGCAGGTTGCCGAGATGGTTATCGAGAAAGCAAAACGTCTGGTTGAACACAAGAAAGACGTTATCATCCTGCTCGACTCCATTACCCGTCTGGCGCGTGCCTACAACACCGTGGTTCCGGCTTCCGGTAAAGTGTTGACCGGTGGTGTGGACGCCAACGCCCTGCACCGTCCGAAGCGTTTCTTTGGTGCGGCACGTAACGTCGAAGAGGGCGGCAGCCTGACCATCATCGCCACGGCGCTGATCGACACCGGCTCCAAAATGGACGAAGTTATCTACGAAGAGTTTAAAGGCACCGGTAACATGGAGCTGCATCTCTCCCGTAAGATTGCTGAAAAACGCGTCTTCCCGGCTATCGATTACAACCGTTCCGGTACCCGTAAAGAAGAGCTGCTCACGACTCAGGAAGAGCTGCAGAAAATGTGGATCCTGCGCAAAATTATCCATCCGATGGGTGAGATTGATGCGATGGAATTCCTCATCAATAAGCTGGCAATGACCAAGACGAATGATGACTTCTTCGACATGATGAAGCGCTCGTAA
- the gppA gene encoding guanosine-5'-triphosphate,3'-diphosphate diphosphatase, which translates to MKSMSSTSLYAAIDLGSNSFHMLVVREVAGSIQTLSRIKRKVRLAAGLNSDNTLSAEAMERGWQCLRLFAERLQDIPPTQIRVVATATLRLAVNAGDFLAKAQEILGTPVQVISGEEEARLIYQGVAHTTGGADQRLVVDIGGASTELVTGTGAQTTSLFSLSMGCVTWLERYFADRSLTKENFDLAEAAAREVLLPVADVLRYHGWKVCVGASGTVQALQEIMMAQGMDERITLAKLQQLKQRAIQCGRLEELEIEGLTLERALVFPSGLAILIAIFSELNIQCMTLAGGALREGLVYGMLHLSVEQDIRSRTLRNIQRRFMIDTEQAQRVAGLASHLLSQLDGSWELDPLSRDLLLSACALHEIGLSVDFKRAPQHAAYLVNNLDLPGFTPAQKKLIATLLLNQTNAIDLSSLHQQNAVPPRVAEHLCRLLRLAILFASRRRDDLLPAIQLAAQDEQLTLTLPGNWLDEHPLGREMIDQECQWQSYVHWTLRVTSGDTLR; encoded by the coding sequence ATGAAGAGTATGAGCTCCACCTCGCTGTATGCCGCCATTGATTTGGGTTCCAATAGTTTTCATATGTTGGTGGTACGCGAGGTGGCAGGCAGCATTCAAACGCTGAGCCGAATTAAGCGCAAGGTACGTCTCGCTGCCGGGCTGAATAGCGACAATACGCTCTCCGCTGAGGCGATGGAGCGTGGCTGGCAGTGCTTACGCCTGTTTGCCGAACGCCTGCAGGATATTCCGCCGACGCAAATCCGCGTCGTAGCCACCGCCACGCTGCGTCTTGCCGTCAATGCGGGTGATTTTCTGGCGAAAGCGCAGGAGATCCTCGGCACCCCAGTGCAGGTGATCAGCGGCGAAGAAGAAGCGCGTCTGATTTATCAGGGTGTGGCCCACACTACCGGCGGCGCCGATCAGCGTCTGGTGGTCGACATCGGTGGCGCCAGTACCGAGCTGGTGACCGGGACCGGCGCACAAACAACCTCGCTGTTCAGCTTGTCGATGGGCTGTGTCACCTGGCTTGAACGCTATTTCGCCGACCGTAGTCTGACGAAAGAGAATTTCGATCTCGCCGAAGCGGCTGCACGCGAGGTGTTACTGCCTGTCGCCGATGTGCTGCGCTATCACGGATGGAAAGTGTGCGTCGGCGCCTCCGGTACCGTTCAGGCTCTGCAGGAAATTATGATGGCGCAGGGGATGGATGAACGCATCACCCTGGCCAAACTCCAGCAGCTTAAACAGCGCGCCATCCAGTGCGGCCGCCTGGAAGAGCTGGAGATCGAAGGCTTAACCCTTGAGCGGGCGCTGGTGTTTCCCAGCGGGCTGGCGATCCTGATCGCTATCTTCAGTGAACTCAATATTCAGTGTATGACTCTCGCGGGCGGCGCATTACGCGAAGGTCTGGTGTACGGCATGCTCCATCTCTCTGTTGAACAGGACATCCGCAGCCGCACCCTGCGCAATATTCAGCGTCGTTTTATGATCGACACTGAACAGGCCCAGCGAGTGGCCGGTCTCGCCAGCCATCTGCTAAGCCAGCTGGATGGTAGTTGGGAGCTGGATCCGCTGAGCCGTGATTTGCTTCTCAGCGCCTGTGCCCTGCATGAGATTGGGCTGAGTGTGGATTTCAAACGCGCGCCGCAGCACGCCGCCTATCTGGTCAATAACCTTGACCTGCCGGGCTTTACCCCGGCGCAGAAGAAGCTGATTGCCACGCTGCTCCTTAACCAGACTAACGCCATCGATCTGTCTTCGCTTCATCAGCAGAATGCCGTCCCGCCGCGGGTGGCTGAGCATCTGTGTCGTCTGCTGCGGCTGGCAATCCTGTTTGCCAGCCGGCGGCGCGACGATCTGTTGCCCGCCATTCAGTTGGCCGCTCAAGACGAACAGCTGACGCTGACATTGCCGGGAAACTGGCTGGATGAACATCCGCTGGGCCGGGAAATGATCGATCAGGAGTGTCAGTGGCAAAGCTACGTCCACTGGACGCTACGGGTCACCAGCGGCGATACGCTGCGATAA